A genomic segment from Malus domestica chromosome 05, GDT2T_hap1 encodes:
- the LOC139196257 gene encoding uncharacterized protein: MAAAMMCQLTEEQPQWGGFVAGRSYKPQNRAITHANLMNNYFNPNSVYTKKDFRRRFRMRRHVFERLLCDVQQVCKDKYLREPNQEDLNRLIRKAEDHGFSGMIGSLDYMHWDWKNCPTGWQ, translated from the exons atggctgcggcCATGATGTGTCAGCTaactgaggaacaacctcaatggggtggctTTGTTGCTGGTCGCTCTTATAAACCACAAAACAGAGCGATAACGCATGCCAATCtaatgaacaactacttcaaccccaactcaGTGTACACAAAAAAGGATTTTAGACGTCGCTTCCGAATGAGGCGTCATGTCTTTGAGCGTTTACTTTGTGATGTCCAGcag GTTTGCAAAGACAAATACCTCCGcgagccaaatcaagaagatctgaATCGGCTCATTCGCAAAGCTGAAGACCATGGGTTTTcgggcatgatagggtcattagactacatgcattgggattggaagaactgtcccacCGGATGGCAATGA